Proteins from one Cervus canadensis isolate Bull #8, Minnesota chromosome 25, ASM1932006v1, whole genome shotgun sequence genomic window:
- the LOC122427261 gene encoding 40S ribosomal protein S24-like, whose product MNDTVTIRTRKFMTNRLLQRKQMVIDVLHPGKATVPKTEIREKLAKMYKTTPDVIFVFGFRTHFGGGKTTGFGMIYDSLDYAKKNEPKHRLARHGLYEKKKTSRKQRKERKNRMKKVRGTAKANVGAGKKKE is encoded by the coding sequence ATGAATGACACAGTAACTATCCGGACTAGGAAGTTCATGACCAACCGACTGCTTCAGCGGAAACAAATGGTCATTGATGTTCTTCACCCTGGAAAGGCAACAGTACCTAAAACAGAAATTCGGGAAAAACTGGCCAAAATGTACAAGACCACACCAGATGTCATCTTTGTGTTTGGATTCAGAACCCATTTTGGTGGTGGCAAGACAACTGGCTTCGGCATGATTTACGACTCCTTGGATTACGCAAAGAAGAACGAGCCCAAACACAGGCTTGCGAGACATGGCCTgtatgagaagaaaaagacctcAAGAAAACAGCGAAAGGAACGCaagaacagaatgaagaaagtCAGGGGGACTGCAAAGGCCAATGTTGGTGCTGGCAAAAAGAAGGAGTAA